A genomic window from Hymenobacter tibetensis includes:
- a CDS encoding STAS domain-containing protein — protein sequence MVVYHEALPTGYLLALAPDAGATTETELADHLEQACRSGRPAVWVDCRLLDTLSPTAVWLLWSCQLRLRRRGIPMILCGASARVQQVLQQTLAGISAGLPQAQSLDEAVAFTVAISRHP from the coding sequence ATGGTCGTTTATCACGAAGCTCTGCCAACCGGCTACTTGCTGGCCCTGGCGCCCGATGCGGGTGCTACTACCGAAACCGAACTGGCTGATCACCTCGAGCAAGCCTGTCGTAGCGGCCGACCCGCCGTGTGGGTGGATTGTCGCCTGCTCGATACGCTTTCCCCCACGGCGGTGTGGCTGCTGTGGTCGTGTCAGCTACGGCTGCGTCGGCGAGGTATTCCTATGATCCTGTGCGGAGCTTCAGCACGCGTGCAGCAAGTGCTGCAGCAGACGCTGGCCGGCATCAGCGCTGGCCTCCCCCAAGCCCAATCGCTTGACGAGGCCGTGGCCTTCACGGTTGCCATAAGCCGCCACCCATGA
- a CDS encoding manganese catalase family protein: MFYHDKELQYTVRVDRPNPAFARMLQQAIGGIEGEIRVCLHYLFQAWGTRGPVKYRDMLLETGTEEMAHIEMLATAVALNLEGAPTSLKDELAQDKIVGAVMGGMDPRHFLSAGLAAMAVDANGVPFNGFWVVGSGNTAADMYANVMAESTGRVLATRLWEMTDDPGMKDMLSFLIARDSMHQNQWLAVLEELGGVQGVHPIPNSFPQSQEVQQFSYAFVGTSVNDLGTPNGRWTQEPSIDDKGEFHVVKAQPLGGEPKLAPPVPEGDAQVEQMTLTDTIMGNIKDTMGL; this comes from the coding sequence ATGTTTTACCATGACAAAGAACTACAATACACCGTCCGGGTGGACCGGCCGAACCCAGCGTTTGCCCGGATGCTGCAGCAAGCCATTGGCGGCATCGAAGGCGAGATTCGCGTCTGTTTACACTATCTGTTTCAGGCCTGGGGCACCCGCGGCCCGGTGAAGTATCGCGACATGCTGCTGGAAACGGGCACCGAAGAAATGGCGCATATTGAAATGCTGGCCACGGCCGTGGCCCTCAACCTGGAGGGGGCACCCACCAGCCTCAAAGACGAACTGGCCCAGGACAAAATAGTGGGCGCCGTCATGGGGGGCATGGATCCACGCCACTTCCTTTCCGCGGGCCTAGCGGCGATGGCCGTGGATGCCAACGGGGTGCCCTTCAATGGCTTTTGGGTGGTGGGCAGTGGCAACACCGCCGCCGATATGTACGCCAACGTCATGGCGGAAAGCACTGGTCGCGTGCTGGCCACGCGCTTGTGGGAAATGACCGACGACCCCGGCATGAAAGACATGCTTTCCTTCCTGATTGCCCGCGACAGTATGCACCAGAACCAGTGGCTGGCCGTACTCGAAGAGTTGGGCGGCGTGCAGGGCGTACATCCTATTCCGAACTCGTTTCCGCAAAGCCAGGAAGTGCAGCAGTTCAGCTACGCTTTCGTGGGTACCAGCGTCAACGACCTGGGTACGCCGAACGGCCGCTGGACACAGGAGCCGTCCATCGATGACAAAGGCGAGTTCCACGTAGTAAAAGCGCAACCGCTAGGGGGAGAACCCAAGCTAGCGCCACCGGTACCCGAAGGCGACGCGCAAGTGGAGCAAATGACGCTGACCGATACCATCATGGGCAACATCAAAGACACGATGGGCCTCTAG
- a CDS encoding response regulator — protein sequence MIRLFLVDDHTILRDGLRTLFQQQTDLHVVGEAETGELLLAQLPTTPCDVVLLDLHMPGLDGLATTQRLRAEFPTVRVLILSMADHERAIGQVLAAGAQGYVLKNAGHDEIVVAVRAVAAGKRFLCSELGLSMLEKVLTGVPEVITQPVSGLTTREQEILQLVADGLTTAQIADRLFTSPRTVETHRQNIMEKTGAKNTAALIKTALVKGWLR from the coding sequence ATGATCCGCTTATTTCTCGTCGATGACCACACCATCCTGCGCGACGGCCTACGTACGCTCTTTCAGCAGCAAACCGACCTACATGTGGTCGGGGAAGCTGAAACCGGCGAGTTGCTGCTGGCCCAATTGCCCACCACGCCCTGCGACGTCGTGCTACTGGACCTGCACATGCCGGGGCTCGACGGCTTAGCTACCACCCAGCGGCTGCGCGCCGAGTTCCCGACTGTGCGGGTACTGATTCTCTCGATGGCCGACCACGAACGCGCCATCGGGCAGGTACTGGCAGCCGGGGCCCAGGGCTATGTGCTCAAAAACGCGGGCCACGACGAGATTGTAGTGGCCGTGCGGGCCGTGGCCGCCGGCAAGCGGTTTTTATGCTCCGAGCTAGGACTTTCGATGCTCGAGAAGGTCCTGACTGGAGTACCGGAAGTTATTACCCAGCCCGTGAGCGGCCTCACAACGCGGGAGCAGGAAATCTTGCAGTTGGTAGCCGATGGGCTGACCACTGCCCAGATTGCTGACAGACTGTTTACCAGCCCCCGCACGGTGGAAACCCACCGGCAGAATATCATGGAAAAAACCGGCGCCAAAAATACTGCTGCGCTAATAAAAACGGCGCTCGTTAAGGGCTGGCTGAGGTGA